The following are from one region of the Acidobacteriota bacterium genome:
- a CDS encoding MBL fold metallo-hydrolase: MKRTRIITIVGLFFLLLASVSAAQDFSQVEIEATHVSGSVHMLVGQGGNIGVTVGEDGIMIVDDQFAPLADKIRAALKDLNSGDLKFVLNTHWHWDHTGGNQEFGKEATIIAHHNVRKRLSTTQNVRGRVVEPSPPEAWPVITFDESVSIHFNGETIEVMHLPHGHTDGDSIIYFTGSKVVHMGDHFFNGFFPFVDLDSGGDVRGYAENVQQVLEMIPDDVKVIPGHGPLADKADLRRFHGMMLDTIATVEVHMADGKSLEEIKEAGLDPKWESWGKFFINEDAWIETIHASLSRE, encoded by the coding sequence ATGAAGAGAACGCGTATCATTACCATAGTCGGGCTTTTTTTCTTGCTGCTTGCGTCGGTTTCGGCTGCCCAGGACTTTTCTCAAGTCGAAATCGAGGCCACCCACGTATCCGGAAGCGTCCACATGCTGGTGGGACAGGGCGGCAATATCGGCGTGACGGTGGGCGAAGACGGCATCATGATCGTGGACGACCAGTTCGCCCCGCTGGCCGACAAGATCAGGGCGGCGCTGAAAGACCTCAACAGCGGCGACCTCAAGTTCGTCCTCAACACCCACTGGCACTGGGACCACACGGGCGGCAACCAGGAGTTCGGCAAAGAGGCCACCATCATCGCCCACCACAACGTGCGCAAGCGGCTGAGCACGACCCAGAACGTGCGCGGACGCGTGGTGGAGCCTTCACCTCCTGAAGCCTGGCCCGTCATCACCTTCGACGAATCGGTGTCAATCCACTTCAACGGCGAAACCATCGAGGTCATGCACCTGCCCCATGGACACACCGACGGCGACTCCATCATCTACTTCACCGGATCGAAAGTGGTGCACATGGGCGACCATTTCTTCAACGGCTTCTTTCCCTTCGTCGACCTGGACAGCGGAGGAGACGTGCGCGGCTACGCCGAGAACGTGCAGCAGGTTCTGGAGATGATCCCCGACGACGTCAAGGTCATCCCCGGCCACGGCCCCCTGGCCGACAAGGCCGACCTGCGCCGCTTCCACGGAATGATGCTGGACACCATAGCCACCGTCGAGGTGCACATGGCCGACGGCAAGAGCCTGGAGGAGATCAAAGAAGCCGGCTTGGACCCGAAGTGGGAATCCTGGGGCAAGTTCTTCATCAACGAGGACGCCTGGATCGAAACCATCCACGCCAGCTTGAGCCGTGAGTGA
- a CDS encoding GWxTD domain-containing protein: MSINPNSKSFTERILLILLICFFGFSGLQAQSSEEGEDYYKKWLQQDVVYIITPEEKEVFLDLATPEEKDQFIEQFWRRRDTDPTTAINEAKEEHYRRIAYANENFHSGVAGWRTDRGMIYIRFGEPTGIEKYPEGGTYARKPEEGGGSTWVHPFEVWFYNHLPGVGSGIEIEFVDVSRTNEYRIATNSDTKDAHFLIPTAGYTLGEILGTVNRRDRVTNTNLGNPIAYDPATRPLRYRDYPMNRLIELYKLQSAPTTDYSDLQKIVSTRVQYEQLDFDVRSDYIHASENFSMVPVTLFIDNKNLTFEAHRHEESLMAANLEIYGQVETLGGRIAYTFEEDIERIVEKSRLESDLAGYSMFQKSLPLQPGRYKLSMAVKDKASELTGTKDHLLLVPKAGTEGLRSSSVILAQQVTRLEEPDFSQPFVMGQFKVVPAEDDRFSAQEQYAFAYFEVYNLALDQAAQKPSVEVEIRLFKDGEELIPWSQIEAGVGWEFDGDRLLVYKTIPFAGLQEGKYRMDVRVTDQVAAQNLTETVDFVLTDSSSIPAQ, encoded by the coding sequence ATGAGCATTAACCCCAACAGCAAATCATTCACAGAACGGATACTACTGATCCTGCTGATCTGCTTCTTCGGCTTCTCGGGGCTGCAAGCCCAATCCAGCGAGGAAGGCGAGGACTACTACAAGAAATGGCTCCAGCAGGACGTCGTCTATATCATCACCCCGGAAGAGAAGGAGGTTTTTCTCGACCTGGCAACACCTGAAGAAAAGGACCAGTTCATCGAGCAGTTCTGGCGGCGGCGCGACACCGATCCCACCACGGCCATCAACGAGGCCAAAGAGGAGCACTACCGGCGCATCGCCTACGCCAACGAGAACTTCCACTCGGGCGTTGCCGGATGGAGGACCGACCGGGGCATGATCTACATCCGCTTCGGCGAACCCACCGGCATCGAAAAGTATCCCGAAGGCGGAACCTACGCCCGCAAGCCCGAAGAGGGCGGAGGATCGACCTGGGTCCATCCCTTCGAGGTCTGGTTTTACAACCACCTGCCAGGAGTAGGTTCGGGTATCGAGATCGAGTTCGTGGACGTCTCCCGTACCAACGAATACCGCATCGCCACCAATTCAGACACCAAGGACGCCCACTTCCTCATTCCCACAGCCGGCTACACCCTGGGTGAGATCCTGGGAACCGTCAATCGCCGCGACCGCGTCACCAACACCAACCTGGGCAACCCCATCGCCTACGATCCCGCCACCAGGCCGCTGCGCTACCGCGACTACCCCATGAACCGGCTGATCGAGCTGTACAAGCTTCAGAGCGCTCCCACCACCGATTACAGCGACCTGCAGAAGATCGTCTCGACGCGCGTGCAGTACGAGCAGTTGGACTTCGATGTCCGCTCGGATTACATCCACGCCTCCGAGAACTTCTCCATGGTTCCGGTCACCCTCTTCATCGACAACAAGAACCTGACCTTCGAAGCCCATCGCCATGAGGAAAGCCTCATGGCGGCCAATCTCGAGATCTACGGTCAGGTCGAAACCCTGGGCGGACGCATCGCCTACACATTCGAAGAAGACATCGAGCGGATCGTCGAGAAATCCCGTCTCGAGTCTGATCTGGCCGGCTACTCCATGTTCCAGAAGTCGCTGCCTCTTCAGCCCGGACGTTACAAGCTTTCGATGGCTGTCAAGGACAAGGCCTCCGAGTTGACCGGCACCAAAGACCACCTGCTTCTGGTTCCCAAGGCCGGAACAGAGGGTCTGCGCTCCAGCAGCGTCATTCTGGCCCAGCAGGTCACCCGCCTGGAGGAGCCCGACTTCAGCCAGCCGTTCGTGATGGGGCAATTCAAGGTGGTTCCGGCTGAGGACGACCGCTTCTCGGCCCAGGAACAGTACGCCTTTGCCTACTTCGAGGTCTACAACCTGGCCCTCGACCAGGCTGCTCAGAAGCCCTCGGTTGAAGTCGAAATCAGGCTTTTCAAGGACGGCGAGGAGTTGATACCCTGGTCTCAGATCGAAGCCGGCGTGGGATGGGAATTCGATGGTGACCGTTTGCTGGTCTACAAGACCATTCCCTTCGCGGGACTGCAAGAAGGCAAGTACCGCATGGATGTCCGGGTCACCGACCAGGTGGCGGCACAGAACCTGACCGAGACGGTCGACTTCGTGCTTACCGATTCCAGTTCGATACCGGCCCAGTAG
- a CDS encoding ABC transporter ATP-binding protein: MQEAVVETRKLSRDYGRRQALLNVDLRLQEGEILALVGPNGSGKTTLLKILAGLLQPSAGEVRVFGLDPFSRRRQVMRRTRFAFAPPPLYDSLTAREHLRLLGGLGSNGARPSRQDVDSALLTVGLLGRGDDRVGGYSFGMRQRLALAQALVPPPDLLVLDEPTDGLDPLAVLDLREVLGRLRQERGLSILLSSHLMIEVEQLVDRMLVLEEGRVLFSGPPSGLRDGRQRLHLRVDDSARALEALRRRGLKPEAAPDGTLLLPASALDLAQASALLQDCGVRLIEFHEAKPTLEELLLQRIRQARRDQGLPARGDVR, encoded by the coding sequence ATGCAAGAGGCCGTCGTTGAAACCCGCAAACTGTCCCGCGATTACGGCAGGCGCCAAGCTTTGCTCAATGTCGACTTGCGTTTGCAGGAAGGTGAAATCCTGGCCTTGGTGGGTCCCAACGGCTCGGGCAAGACCACGCTCTTGAAGATTTTGGCCGGACTGCTGCAGCCCAGCGCGGGGGAGGTGCGGGTCTTCGGACTCGACCCTTTCAGCCGCAGGCGCCAGGTCATGCGGCGGACGCGCTTCGCCTTCGCACCGCCGCCCCTCTACGACAGCCTCACGGCCCGCGAGCACCTGCGCCTGCTGGGAGGTTTGGGCAGCAACGGCGCCCGTCCTTCGCGCCAGGACGTGGACAGCGCTCTGCTTACGGTGGGGCTGCTGGGACGAGGCGACGACCGGGTGGGCGGCTATTCCTTCGGCATGCGCCAACGCTTGGCCCTGGCTCAGGCGCTGGTTCCGCCGCCCGATCTGCTGGTGCTCGACGAGCCCACCGACGGACTCGATCCGCTGGCCGTGCTGGACCTGCGCGAGGTGCTGGGCCGCCTGCGCCAGGAACGCGGACTCTCCATCCTGCTCTCCAGCCACCTGATGATTGAGGTGGAACAACTCGTCGACCGCATGCTGGTTCTTGAAGAGGGGCGCGTCCTCTTTTCGGGTCCGCCCTCGGGACTGCGCGACGGACGCCAGCGCCTGCACCTGCGCGTCGACGATTCGGCCCGCGCTCTGGAAGCCCTGCGGCGTCGCGGCCTCAAGCCCGAGGCCGCCCCCGACGGCACCCTCCTCCTGCCGGCCTCCGCCCTCGACCTGGCCCAAGCCTCAGCGCTTCTGCAGGACTGCGGAGTGCGCCTGATCGAGTTCCACGAGGCCAAACCCACACTGGAAGAACTGTTGCTGCAGCGCATCCGTCAGGCCCGCCGCGACCAGGGACTTCCCGCCAGGGGAGACGTGCGCTGA
- a CDS encoding endonuclease/exonuclease/phosphatase family protein, producing the protein MKLRSWRGCWMEGALLLAALIFFVAGWGLRPAPVRGFAAAPPAEGVFRVMTWNVGGSADGGRPLDDELIDHVAATLRELAPHLVALQEVRSRRQAQRLVERLGQDWRVEVGGRGEAPRVALMMRGGNLQARSWPGRNRLLFGLCRPPGEQRSIAVAVLHADAFSAQERNRAVGLAMDVLERVPSLPRLLMGDLNFDLGLGRRQDLFSNDEHLDVESYNYLAERLRDAGEGGGSTAEPDRRLDYVFFSPEHFELLESGPLKGRRLKDMDHDPVVADLRPR; encoded by the coding sequence ATGAAGCTGCGGAGCTGGCGCGGATGCTGGATGGAGGGGGCGCTGCTGCTGGCTGCCCTGATCTTCTTTGTCGCCGGTTGGGGTTTGCGCCCGGCTCCCGTTCGGGGATTCGCGGCCGCTCCTCCGGCGGAGGGTGTTTTTCGGGTGATGACCTGGAACGTGGGCGGCAGCGCCGACGGGGGCCGTCCGCTGGACGACGAACTCATCGATCACGTGGCCGCCACCCTTCGCGAACTCGCCCCTCACCTGGTGGCCTTGCAGGAGGTGCGTTCGCGCCGCCAGGCCCAGCGGCTGGTCGAGCGCCTGGGCCAGGATTGGAGGGTCGAGGTAGGGGGGCGCGGAGAGGCGCCCAGGGTGGCCCTGATGATGCGTGGCGGAAACCTGCAAGCGCGTTCCTGGCCGGGACGCAACCGTCTCCTTTTCGGACTGTGCCGTCCGCCTGGAGAGCAGCGCTCCATTGCCGTGGCCGTGCTCCACGCCGACGCTTTTTCAGCCCAGGAACGCAATCGCGCCGTGGGGCTGGCCATGGACGTCCTGGAACGGGTCCCGTCGCTTCCCAGGCTGCTGATGGGAGACCTTAATTTCGACCTGGGATTGGGCCGCCGCCAGGACCTCTTCAGCAACGACGAGCACCTCGACGTGGAGTCCTACAACTACCTGGCCGAGCGCCTGCGCGATGCCGGAGAAGGCGGCGGGTCCACGGCCGAACCCGACCGCCGCCTCGATTACGTCTTCTTCAGTCCCGAACACTTCGAGCTGCTCGAGTCCGGCCCCCTCAAGGGCCGCCGCCTCAAAGACATGGACCACGACCCCGTGGTGGCCGACCTGCGTCCCCGCTGA
- a CDS encoding TonB-dependent receptor, with amino-acid sequence MKVIRIAIVLLIAGALSIAPAFSQAASGSISGTVRDASGAAVPGAEVKVTSVASGREWNTVTSDVGSFAVPSLIPGAYTVEVSLTGFKTFVAEGVKVNVGEEFSIVATLEIGDISETVTVTSGVDLVATSDTQISTTIQKRQIDDLPLNGRNPLALITLNAGTANNGLTGTSIAGVRISFVNISQDGVNIQDNFIRSNASTFTPNRLTQSQVGEFSLTTQNQGVSSGFGSSQVNFVTPSGTNQLHGDVYWVHRNDAAAATSFFNNLNGVEQPSLIRNQVGFSVSGPVVKDKLLFYANLDLFRERTQTGTRATILSPDARQGIYTYTTTGADGIPAGQTRQIDLLALRGLSLDPTIQQLLAEVPSTFNDFQVGDGVNTGGFFFNQGSNEDREQWGFRLDYNLNDQHSFEGIFRDTSVINERPDIDSSFRTTPLVFTDSGPRFFSTAWNWAVTPTFLNQVRFGANLSPVVFETDQQFPRGFKISTASFTTNETNFERQGRDTDTWNFADNASWQRGAHSFRFGFQGQSVRINSFAGFNVFQDVTLGTDATNGFGLSADEFPGGISSSSLNRADDILADLGGILDDTTLEFNVLSRDNPMFENAADDFNWIYDVYGFYFGDAWRVSPRLTLNLGLRWEYYDQLRERDNLITQTTLGPGGDAVAGVLDPNGGVDFVDKLINNENNNFAPTVGFAWDIFGDGKTAVRGSYGISYANDEVQRAPGNAINRFGIAATVTRDDLTGLLSDGVPTVNAPAFKLPLSFVDDITNPASPFFVTTNPAAFNVDPNLKVPYIQTWSFGIQREVGWDTAVEVRYVGTRAVDLVRSFDFNQVRVRESGFLTDFINAQNNAALAQAAGLGFNPAFNASIPGSVPLPVFDQLAFGGLLNNGTIRTFIQRGEPGELMAIYFTNGLCGNVLCGANPNVFVADVVTNQGFSKYHGGIIDVRRRFSDGLLFNANYTFSKSLTNASGVGQTNFEPILDLANPDYDVSRAVFDITHNFNANFVYELPIGSGHRVSSSNGFVNKVLSGWQINSIFNWRSGDPFGIMSNRGTLNRAGRSNGRNTASSNLDNSAIRDLIGVSNGPSGPIFIDPSLGGTTFTHPAPGQLGNLETLAFNGPNNFNWDFGIIKRTHVTEDVNVEFRAEFFNFTNHTNFGIGNSAQTSNTLELDHSTFGQITGTNTAARVTQFSLKINF; translated from the coding sequence ATGAAAGTGATTCGTATTGCGATCGTCCTCTTGATCGCCGGCGCACTATCCATCGCCCCCGCGTTTTCCCAGGCTGCCAGCGGCTCGATTTCGGGCACGGTGCGCGACGCCTCGGGCGCGGCGGTGCCGGGCGCCGAAGTCAAGGTGACGAGCGTCGCCTCAGGGCGCGAATGGAACACTGTCACCAGCGATGTCGGCTCCTTTGCGGTGCCGTCCTTGATTCCCGGCGCGTACACCGTTGAGGTGAGCTTGACCGGTTTCAAAACCTTTGTCGCCGAAGGCGTCAAAGTCAACGTGGGTGAAGAGTTCTCCATCGTCGCGACTCTTGAGATCGGAGACATCTCCGAAACCGTGACAGTTACCTCAGGTGTCGACTTGGTCGCCACCTCAGACACTCAGATTTCCACCACCATTCAGAAGCGGCAGATCGACGATTTGCCTCTCAACGGACGCAACCCGCTGGCTTTGATCACCTTGAACGCGGGTACCGCCAACAACGGCTTGACGGGGACTTCCATCGCCGGCGTCCGGATTTCCTTCGTGAACATCAGCCAGGATGGCGTCAACATCCAGGACAACTTCATCCGTTCCAACGCCTCCACCTTCACGCCTAACCGGCTGACCCAGTCGCAAGTCGGCGAGTTCAGCCTCACCACCCAGAACCAGGGTGTCTCTTCGGGATTCGGTTCTTCCCAGGTCAACTTCGTGACCCCCTCGGGAACCAACCAGCTTCACGGAGACGTCTACTGGGTGCACCGCAATGACGCGGCTGCCGCCACCAGTTTTTTCAACAACCTGAACGGTGTCGAGCAACCCAGCTTGATCCGCAACCAGGTGGGATTTTCGGTCAGCGGCCCCGTTGTCAAGGACAAGTTGCTCTTCTACGCCAACTTGGACCTCTTCCGCGAGCGTACCCAGACCGGGACCCGTGCCACCATCCTGAGCCCTGACGCCCGTCAAGGCATCTACACCTACACCACTACGGGCGCGGACGGCATCCCTGCCGGCCAAACCCGCCAGATCGACTTGCTCGCTCTGCGCGGACTAAGCCTGGATCCGACCATTCAGCAGTTGCTGGCGGAAGTGCCTTCCACCTTCAACGACTTCCAGGTGGGTGACGGCGTCAACACCGGCGGCTTCTTCTTCAACCAAGGGAGCAACGAAGACCGCGAACAGTGGGGCTTCCGCCTCGACTACAACCTCAACGACCAGCATTCCTTCGAGGGAATTTTCCGCGACACCAGCGTCATCAACGAGCGTCCTGACATCGACAGCAGCTTCAGAACGACCCCGTTGGTTTTCACTGACAGCGGTCCTCGGTTCTTCTCGACGGCTTGGAACTGGGCTGTCACGCCCACCTTCCTCAACCAGGTCCGCTTCGGCGCCAACCTGAGCCCGGTGGTCTTCGAAACCGATCAGCAATTCCCGCGCGGTTTCAAGATCTCCACGGCCAGCTTCACTACCAACGAGACCAACTTCGAGCGCCAGGGACGCGACACCGACACCTGGAACTTCGCCGACAACGCCAGTTGGCAGCGGGGAGCCCACTCCTTCCGCTTCGGCTTCCAGGGACAGTCGGTCCGCATCAATTCCTTCGCCGGATTCAACGTCTTCCAGGACGTGACCCTGGGAACGGACGCCACTAACGGCTTCGGCCTCAGCGCCGACGAATTCCCCGGCGGCATCAGCAGTTCTTCTTTGAACCGCGCCGACGACATCCTGGCCGACTTGGGCGGGATTCTGGACGACACGACCTTGGAATTCAACGTCCTCTCGCGCGACAACCCGATGTTCGAGAACGCTGCTGACGACTTCAACTGGATCTATGACGTCTATGGCTTCTACTTCGGGGACGCCTGGCGTGTGAGCCCCCGCCTGACCCTCAACCTGGGTCTGCGCTGGGAGTATTACGACCAGTTGAGGGAGCGCGATAACCTGATCACTCAGACCACTCTCGGCCCCGGCGGCGACGCTGTGGCCGGCGTGCTCGATCCCAACGGCGGCGTCGATTTCGTTGACAAGCTGATCAACAACGAAAACAACAACTTCGCCCCCACCGTGGGTTTTGCCTGGGACATCTTCGGAGACGGCAAGACGGCCGTCCGCGGATCCTACGGCATCTCCTACGCCAACGACGAAGTGCAGCGCGCTCCCGGCAATGCCATCAACCGCTTCGGTATCGCCGCCACGGTGACCAGGGACGACCTGACCGGATTGCTTTCGGACGGCGTTCCCACCGTGAACGCTCCGGCCTTCAAGCTGCCGCTCAGCTTCGTCGACGACATCACCAACCCGGCTTCGCCGTTCTTCGTCACGACCAACCCGGCCGCCTTCAACGTCGACCCCAATCTGAAGGTTCCCTACATTCAGACCTGGAGCTTCGGCATTCAGCGCGAAGTGGGCTGGGACACGGCTGTCGAGGTCCGCTACGTGGGTACCCGGGCCGTCGACCTGGTGCGGTCTTTCGACTTCAACCAGGTGCGGGTGCGCGAGTCGGGCTTCTTGACCGACTTCATCAACGCCCAGAACAACGCCGCATTGGCCCAAGCCGCCGGCCTGGGATTCAACCCCGCCTTCAACGCCAGTATTCCGGGCAGCGTTCCGCTTCCGGTCTTCGATCAGTTGGCCTTCGGCGGACTGTTGAACAACGGGACTATCCGCACTTTCATTCAGCGCGGTGAGCCTGGAGAGCTGATGGCCATCTACTTCACCAACGGGCTTTGCGGCAACGTGCTGTGCGGCGCCAACCCTAACGTGTTCGTGGCCGACGTCGTGACCAACCAGGGCTTCTCCAAGTACCATGGCGGAATCATCGACGTGCGCCGTCGCTTCTCCGACGGCCTGCTCTTCAACGCCAACTACACGTTCTCCAAGTCGCTGACCAACGCCTCGGGTGTGGGACAGACCAACTTCGAGCCTATCCTCGATCTGGCCAACCCCGACTACGACGTCTCCCGGGCGGTCTTCGACATCACCCACAACTTCAACGCCAATTTCGTCTATGAACTGCCTATCGGCAGCGGGCACCGAGTGAGTTCCAGCAATGGATTCGTCAACAAGGTCCTGAGCGGATGGCAGATCAATTCGATCTTCAATTGGCGCAGCGGCGATCCCTTCGGCATCATGTCCAACCGCGGTACGCTTAACCGTGCCGGCCGCTCCAACGGCCGCAACACGGCTTCCAGCAACCTGGACAATTCCGCCATCAGGGATCTGATCGGGGTGTCCAACGGCCCCAGCGGTCCGATCTTCATCGATCCGTCGCTGGGCGGCACCACCTTCACGCACCCCGCTCCCGGTCAACTTGGAAACCTTGAGACGCTGGCCTTCAACGGTCCCAACAACTTCAACTGGGACTTCGGCATCATCAAGCGCACCCACGTGACCGAGGATGTCAACGTCGAGTTCCGTGCCGAGTTCTTCAACTTCACGAACCACACCAACTTCGGCATCGGCAACTCCGCCCAGACTTCCAATACTCTGGAGCTGGACCACTCCACGTTCGGTCAAATCACCGGCACCAACACTGCCGCCCGTGTTACCCAGTTCTCGCTCAAGATCAACTTCTAA
- a CDS encoding ABC transporter permease subunit has translation MLARLELLKLVRSKRPWVAISALVLFLALMLFGFYTYAQKETGGQADFRYTFENSSYFNGLTFSLYAFYFGFVLVLPIFAATEAGAQIASETHSRTIDLMLTRPLSRRSLFLAKSAISLSYLFLLVGGFLGLSLLLGLLAVGWGDLNIYPGVLQMTSQHQFLPQSEALARFLMVWPAATLGLLATLSLALLLSSWVGNPVNAVGSSVAVYLVLYVVSEIHFFRDLRPWLFTSHLGYWRALFQERIPWHQVAFEASMLAGFACLFLALALYRFRSREEVG, from the coding sequence ATGCTGGCTCGGTTGGAATTGCTCAAGCTGGTGCGTTCCAAGCGGCCCTGGGTGGCCATCTCGGCGCTGGTGCTTTTCCTGGCCCTCATGCTCTTCGGCTTTTACACCTACGCCCAAAAGGAAACCGGAGGACAGGCCGACTTCCGCTACACCTTCGAAAACAGTTCCTACTTCAACGGCTTGACCTTCTCGCTCTACGCCTTCTATTTCGGATTCGTGCTGGTCTTGCCCATTTTCGCGGCCACCGAAGCCGGCGCCCAGATCGCCTCGGAGACCCATTCCCGCACCATCGACCTGATGCTGACCCGTCCGCTTTCACGCCGCAGTCTCTTCCTGGCCAAGTCCGCCATCTCCTTGAGCTACCTCTTTCTTCTGGTGGGCGGCTTTTTAGGCCTGAGCCTGCTGTTGGGATTGCTGGCCGTGGGCTGGGGCGATCTCAACATCTATCCGGGCGTGCTGCAGATGACCTCTCAGCACCAGTTCCTGCCCCAGTCAGAGGCTCTGGCGCGTTTCTTGATGGTGTGGCCGGCGGCTACCCTGGGGCTGCTGGCCACCCTTTCGCTGGCTCTGCTGCTCTCTTCCTGGGTGGGCAATCCGGTTAATGCCGTGGGATCGTCGGTGGCCGTCTATCTGGTGCTCTACGTGGTCAGCGAGATTCACTTTTTCCGTGACTTGCGTCCCTGGCTCTTCACCAGTCATCTGGGCTACTGGAGGGCCCTTTTTCAGGAGCGGATTCCCTGGCACCAGGTGGCCTTTGAGGCTTCGATGCTGGCCGGCTTCGCCTGCCTTTTCCTGGCTCTGGCCCTCTACCGCTTCCGCTCCCGCGAGGAGGTGGGATGA